From a single Oreochromis niloticus isolate F11D_XX linkage group LG3, O_niloticus_UMD_NMBU, whole genome shotgun sequence genomic region:
- the LOC106097384 gene encoding uncharacterized protein LOC106097384 produces MKAGAVLSVLCLVFPACYTTCQEVKVRPGQNATLECRGSSDLMISVVQWRKPDLKPDSYVFFYRKPHSYENYQHESFKGRVDLREPSMKDGDASVILRNVSISDTGTYECEIITSNTRSGERDVKEFKHSINLTVTDADGGDEAAGDKEGGGKVEVRAAVSVSAGLLISIIIVTAIVALINYRRHKSCWISSS; encoded by the exons ATGAAGGCAGGAGCTGTGCTGAGCGTGCTCT GTCTCGTCTTTCCGGCATGTTACACAACATGCCAAG AGGTCAAAGTGAGGCCGGGACAAAATGCCACACTTGAGTGTCGTGGCTCCAGCGATTTAATGATCTCAGTGGTACAGTGGCGCAAACCTGATCTCAAACCAGACAGTTATGTGTTCTTCTACCGAAAACCACACTCGTATGAGAACTACCAGCACGAGTCCTTTAAAGGCCGAGTGGATCTGAGAGAGCCGTCCATGAAGGACGGAGACGCTTCTGTGATTCTGAGGAACGTCAGCATCAGCGATACAGGAACATACGAGTGTGAGATTATAACCAGCAACACAAGAAGTGGTGAGAGAGACGTCAAAGAGTTCAAGCACTCCATCAACCTCACAGTCACAGACGCAG ATGGAGGGGATGAGGCTGCAGGAGACAAGGAGGGAGGAGGCAAGGTTGAAGTTagagctgctgtctctgtttctgctgggctgcttattagtattattattgttacagctattgttgctttaattaactACAGGAGACACAAGTCATGCTGGATTTCATCCTCCTGA